From Larus michahellis chromosome 5, bLarMic1.1, whole genome shotgun sequence, the proteins below share one genomic window:
- the OTOP1 gene encoding proton channel OTOP1: protein MEKAAGSPSVGGSYPQKNAEILSSQYGINLFLAGLLLTFAWAVHAVGISKSHLLSYLITLMLIQLLWMLWYLGRSCTQRRLIRDKDTHAGARWLKCGITLFAVITLILDSFKIGYYIDFSNCLSPTEGIFPVTHAVHTILQVYFLWCHAKDIIQSFKTLERFGVIHSVFTNLLLWTNGVLTESKHQLNEHKERLITLGFGNITIVLDDHAPQCNCTTTTLCSIFSQGIYYLYPFNIEYHILASTMLYVLWKNIGRKVEHHQQHKTPFKFHGITVGMIFGLVVLTSTIAIVVVYLIQIGRSKIKSELALTMFYLHAIFVLALMCTAGIVALLIYRLEDRSLDNSKNPARKLDAELLVGTAAGSWLLSWGSILAIICAQAHPKYTWYNLPYSVLVIIEKYIQNLFIIESIHREQEKVNDDIKTLRIVTISRGSSLSLTPSYKEIYNGRAAPESGEVPCLLKGSGCGRENDHGAKEETSQDKSLVMHSASDISFYSRNSVTNNKRRILKNIAAFLFLCNLSLWIPPAFGCRPEYDNGLEEIVFGFEPWIIVVNLAMPFSIFYRMHSAASLFEVNCKT from the exons ATGGAGAAAGCCGCCGGTTCTCCCTCGGTGGGCGGCAGCTACCCGCAGAAAAACGCCGAGATCCTCAGCAGCCAGTACGGCATCAACCTCTTCCTGGCCGGGCTGCTGCTCACCTTCGCCTGGGCTGTGCACGCCGTGGGCATCAGCAAGAGCCACCTGCTCTCCTACCTCATCACGCTGATGCTCATCCAGCTGCTGTGGATGCTCTGGTACCTCGGCAGGAGCTGCACGCAGAGGAGGCTGATCCGAGACAAGGACACACACGCCGGAGCCCGCTGGCTGAAGT GTGGGATTACGTTGTTTGCAGTGATTACTTTAATTCTGGACTCTTTTAAAATTGGATATTACATTGATTTTTCGAACTGTTTATCACCAACTGAAGGCATTTTTCCTGTTACACATGCTGTGCATACCATCTTACAG GTGTACTTTCTTTGGTGTCATGCAAAGGATATTATCCAGTCTTTCAAAACACTTGAAAG gttTGGGGTTATCCATTCTGTCTTCACAAATTTGCTCCTGTGGACAAATGGAGTGCTAACAGAGTCAAAACATCAACTGAATGAACATAAGGAAAGACTAATCACACTTGGTTTTGGAAACATAACAATAG TTTTAGATGATCATGCACCTCAATGCAATTGCACAACAACAACTCTCTGTTCGATATTTTCTCAAGGAATATATTATCTATACCCCTTTAATATAGAGTACCACATCCTAGCATCCACGATGCTCTATGTCCTGTGGAAGAACATTGGCCGCAAAGTCGAGCACCACCAGCAACACAAAACTCCATTCAAATTCCACGGCATAACCGTTGGAATGATTTTTGGACTAGTTGTCTTAACTAGCACAATAGCCATAGTTGTTGTCTATTTAATTCAGATTGGACGTTCAAAAATCAAAAGCGAGTTAGCACTTACTATGTTTTACTTGCATGCTATCTTTGTATTGGCTCTCATGTGTACAGCTGGAATTGTCGCCCTTCTCATCTACAGACTGGAAGACAGATCACTGGATAATTCAAAAAATCCCGCTCGAAAACTTGAtgctgagctgctggtgggcaCGGCTGCAGGGTCCTGGCTCCTCTCCTGGGGCTCGATCCTCGCCATAATCTGTGCCCAAGCCCATCCAAAATACACGTGGTATAACCTACCCTACTCCGTCCTGGTTATTATTGAGAAATATATTCAGAACCTCTTTATCATTGAATCCATACATCGTGAGCAGGAAAAGGTGAACGACGATATTAAAACTCTTCGAATCGTGACTATATCACGGGGGAGCTCTTTGTCACTTACCCCCTCGTACAAAGAGATTTACAATGGCAGAGCCGCTCCAGAGAGCGGAGAGGTGCCCTGCCTGTTAAAGGGCAGTGGCTGTGGGAGAGAAAATGACCACGGTGCCAAAGAAGAAACGAGTCAGGATAAGAGTTTGGTCATGCATTCAGCCTCAGATATCTCCTTTTACAGTAGAAACTCCGTTACTAACAACAAGAGGAGAATTCTGAAGAACATCGCTGCATTTTTATTCCTATGCAATCTTTCG CTTTGGATACCACCGGCATTCGGGTGCCGTCCGGAATATGACAATGGACTAGAAGAAATAGTTTTTGGCTTTGAACCCTGGATAATTGTTGTGAACCTTGCGAtgcctttttctattttctatcgGATGCATTCAGCTGCCTCACTCTTTGAGGTCAATTGTAAAACATAG